ATCGCTAGCAACACCACCGCTATCAGGGTGTTGCGCACACTAAATCGAGAGGGTTCTGGATTCAAAAACTTACCTTTTATTAACTAATTAGAAGTGGATAAAGTACAAATTATCTGATGGGATAGTCATTACACTGTATTCGCCAGCGTTATTGAAATTATACTGACTTACAGTAATCATACGTCCTGAAACTGATTCAACATACATAGCATGGCCATATGGCCCGGCAGTTGTAATGGCAACATCTCCTGGTCGAGGGCTTCCATCAACAGGTATGCCTTCGGCTTGGGCGTTTCCAGGCCACTGCTTGGCGTTCCCCCTACCTCCCCAGTATGGCATACGACGTCCGGAATTGGCTACTCGGAAGGCGGTGTAGCTAACACATTCTCGGTTATACATACCCCATCTATCTATAAGTGTGTCTTTCGGGGCATTACACCATGTGGATGGATAGCCTCCCCCGCAAGGGGTGCCTCCGGAAGGTATGCCTCCAAAACGTGATGCCAAAATAGCCGCTTGCTGCTTTTTAAGCTCCTCGGCCTTGGCTGAGCTGGCCTTAGCCTGCTCGGCGTACTTCGCCTCATCACCCCTGGTCGAAGCCAAAAGATTTGACTGCTCATTTTGCTGAATTGCCAACGCCTGAGATAAATTAGTCTGGTTTCTAATTGCCAAATCTAAATCAGCCTGCTGCTTTTCTAGCTCTTCCTTTTGTCGCTGAACCTCTTTAGCGGCTTCCTGAACGTGATCCTTTAAGGTGTCTAAGTACTGCTGGCGGTCAACATACTCGCTAAAGCTTCGGCTCGAAGCCAACATTTCGAGTGGCGAAACCTTAGACTCCTGGTAGATAACGCGGACGTTCTCGTCTAGCACCTGCTTTTTTAATGCCAGTTTATCTTTGGCATCATTAATATCTTGAGTTAGCTTCTGAGCCTTGGCCTTGTTAGCGGCAATTTGCGAGCGAATCGCCTGCGACTGCGCCGCAATCTCGGCCAGCTTGTTGGCCAGCGTGTCGCCCTGAGTTCTTAAGGTAGCCGCCTGCTGTTGGTTGCGAGCCGCATCGGCGTTAGCGGCCGCGATTTGCTCCTCTAGCGTGGCGGCGTGGGCCGCTACCGGCGCCAACACCAAACCCAACGCTAGAACCAGCGCTGTTATGGTTTTAAAACTGAAATTTTTGTTTTTTGGTGAAACCATACTAATTAGGTGTTCGCCCCTTAACACTGTTTACTATACCCCTTTAGGTTTAATAATTCAATAGCGGTTATGATTCAGGCGCCTTAGCGCTTACGCCAAGAGCACGAGAGGTATTATGGCTGAGTTTTAATCTGGAATCAACCGGCTAATTATAGCTTGAGATAGCGTTTTAGGGCGACCATACTCGAAGCGGTGCCAATTAAAATTCCTAAAGCCAAAAGCGCAAACACCACCAGCACCACATTATCTTGGAGCAGCTTAACTACGATTCCGGTGTCGACGTAGTTACCAAGCCGCGGCGCCCCCTTTAAGATCACGGTGTAGGTAAACGCAATCGCGATAAAGGCCGCAATAATGCCATACAGGGCGGCCTCAAAAATGAACGGCCCACGAATATACCAGTTGGTAGCGCCCACCAGCTTCATGATCTCAATCTCCTCCCGGCGGGTAAAGATGGCCATGCGGATGGTGTTAAAGATGATCAAGGTTGAGATGATCACGAACACGACCGAGGCAGCCAGCCCGGTAGCCTTAAAGAAGTTTGAGGTTTGAATGATCCGGTCGATGGTGGCCTTGCGATCGCCACTGTAGCTAATCGGCTCCCGATCAGCCAGTAGCGGCTTGAACTCCGACTGGTTCACCACCGCCGTAATTGGGTCGAGCTTGTTTGGGTCCTTGGCTTTAATTTGGAGCGAAGCCGGCAACGGGTTATCGGTCTCGGTTACCGCCTCGAGCAGCTTGGGGTTATCCTTGTTTTGCTCACGATACTGCTTGAGCGCCTCGGCCTTGGTCACCAAAACCACTCCCTGAACGTTATCGGTCTGCTCTAACTTAACCTTGAGTGCCTTAATTTGATCGGGGGTGGCGGAGTCCTTAAGGTACACCGACACATCAATCTTACCAACCACCTCTTTAATGGTTGAGTTGAGGGCGACGGTGGCCACGTAAGAGACGGCTACCAGAGTAAGCGTAATGGTCATGACGGCTGTAGCGGCGGTGCTTAGCCAAGCGTTGCGGGCAAAGTTGTGCAGCCCGGTCTTGGTGATCCGGGCGGCTGTTAGCGGATTGATCATAGAGCGTACTTCCCCTGCTCTTCGTCCTTGATGATCCGGCCGCGCTGAATGGTAATAACCCGCCGCTTGAGCGAGTTTACGATCTCTTTGTTGTGAGTGGTTAACAGGACGGTGGTGCCAAACCGGTTAATCTTTAGCAATAATTCAATGATTTCCCAAGCATTCTTGGGGTCCAGGTTGCCGGTAGGCTCATCGGCCACCAGGATCTTGGGTTGGCGAACAAGGGCGCGCGCAATCGCGACACGCTGGCGCTCACCACCGGATAGTTCGCGCGGAAAGTTCTTTTCTTTACCGCTGAGGCCGACCAGCTGAAGCACGCGGGGCACGCTGCGCTTAATCTCACGGTTGGGAGCGCCGGCCACCTCAAGCGCAAAGGCCACGTTTTCGTGCACGTTACGGCTTGGTAGTAGCTTAAAGTCCTGGAACACCACGCCAATTCGGCGGCGCAGGTGCGGCACGTTCTTATACACAATGGTGTCATAATCCAGCCCGCCCACAATAATCTTGCCGGAACTTTGAACCTCTTCGCGGGTAAGCAGTTTAATCAGCGTCGATTTGCCAGCACCGGACGCACCCACGATAGTCACAAACTCCTTGGGTTGGATGTGCAGATTCAGCCCGCTTAGGGCAATCTGCTTGTTCGGGTACATTTTGGTAACGCGATCAAACAGTATCACGTGGCTATTTTAGCACTAATGAGCCTATAGCCAAAGTGTTTATGGTTCTTTTATTGACCAACCCGACTCGACAGATACGCCTCAATAAATGGATCTAGATCGCCATCTAGCACCGCCCCCGCCTGACTGGTTTCATGCTTGGTACGCTCATCCTTTACCTTGGTATAGGGGTGCAGCACATAATTGCGAATTTGGTTGCCCCAGGCTGCCTCCTGGTTCTCGCCGCGTAACTCACCCAGCTCAGTCTTTTGCTGCTGCAACATTAGCGCAGTTAACCGAGCTTTAAGAATTGCCAAGGCTTTTTCTTTGTTCTGCAGCTGACTGCGCTCGTTTTGAATCGCGACTACGGTACCGGTCGGAATATGGGTAATCCGAACCGCCGAATCGGTGGTGTTAACGCTCTGGCCACCGTGACCACCGCTCCGATACACATCCACTCGCAAGTCTTGCTCATCCAGCTCAAACTCTTCGGGGCGATCCAGCTGTGGCAACACCTCAACCCGAGCAAAGCTGGTTTGGCGCTTAGCATCAGCATTAAATGGACTTTGACGGACCAGACGATGCACTCCGCTCTCCCCCTTTAGCTTGCCGTAAGCGTACTGGCCATTAACCTCAACCGTCACGCTCTTAATGCCAGCCTCCTCGCCGTCGGACCGCTCAACCACCTCGGCCTTCCAGCCGGCCTTTTCAAAATACCGTAAATACATCCGCAGCAGCATCTCGGCCCAGTCCTGGGCATCGGTGCCACCAGCACCGGCAAAGATAGAAATAATAGCGTTGTTGCGATCGTAAGTACCCGACAGTTTCAGCTCAAACTCTTTGGCGGCAAAAGCCTGCTGCAAGCGCTCCAGGTTGGCCTGCAGATCGCCGGCCATCGACTCGTCGCCCAGCTCGGCCAGCTCCTTAGCTACCATTACGTCCTTATGTAAACCAACCCACTCCTCTAAATGACTCCTTAGCCCTGCCGCCTGCTGGCTAATCGCCGCCGCGGCTTGCGAGTCATCCCAGAATCCTGGCGCCTGCATCTGAGCATCAAGCTCCTCCAAGCGTCCCTGCTCGGCCTCGAGCCCCAAGCGCCGCATGGCCTCCTCGACCAGCAGCTGTAGCTCAACAAACTGTTTAACAATTGATTGCATGATGAATATTATACCTGAAACCACAAAAAGCCCCGTACCTGATACCTTTACCGGTATCCGATGGGGCGATTTGTGGGCTTATCGCGTGCGACAAGCGCCAACTAGAGTAACGGGCCCGAAGGCCCGCTGCCTCTAATTAACGATGCGTTAACCTTATCGGTTGAGTAGCTTTTTAGCCAAGGCACGCTTACTGCGGCGGTAAGCCATCACAGCGTAACCAAGAGCACCACTACCAGCCATGGCCATCAGGCCAGCCTCAGGACCGGTCTCCGGAAGAGTGGTCGGCTGAGCGGCGGCTGGGGTAGCCGGAGTCTTTGGCTGCTCGGTAGTAGTAGTTGGGCAGTCAACCTGGGCCTTAAACTGGACGAAACGAATCTGTTGGGTCGAAACACCAACGCTAGAAACGGTAACGCCACCGTTTAAGATGCCGTCGGGCAGGCTATTCAAAACCACGTTGTTCGGGTCAAGCAGCTGGGTGCTACCTGGAACATAGCTCAAACGAGCGGCACTTGAAAGGTTTACACCCGCAGTGTCGGTAATCTGAGTTGGGTTGGCGTCAGCAGCGGTTACGGTAACCATTGAGCTGTGACTGGTTCCAACAGTGGTAGGCAAAGTAGCCTTAACGTTAACATTGTTGATTGGGTCTGGACCCGGGTTGTGAATACGTACCTTAAAGGTAACAACCTCACATGGTTTGGCGGTTACAGGATCACCAAAAGTGGTGTTCTGAGTATCGTTCTTTACGCGATAGATGTTACCGCCCTCGATCTGACCGGCGGCCATTACGGGGGTAGCAACTAAGCTGACGACTGCAACAGCAGCTACAGCGGAAGTCTTAAGATTGAAGTTCATAGTCTTCTCCTTTCTGATGCTTTCGCACACAGAAAATTAGTTATCTTACGAAGTGATTCGTTAACGCATGTTATTTAGTTGTAAACGTACCACCTCTGTAAGAGAGACGGTAGACAGGCTAGATAGTCACAGATTATCAAGTTGGGTTGGGGCGGGGCTCGAAAGCCCCACCCCATTGATACCCAGAACTAGTGCATCGCCGCGGTCACCGTGGTGGTGGTCCCCGGTGTGTCCGAGTCGGTGATGACGACCGCGGAGTCGAACGACCCGGGTGTCCCGGGCGTCTCGGCCTTGACGTCGGTGTTACCCGTCGTCGTGACCGTGCCGCCGGTGCCGGTCGCGGTAGCCGTGATCGTCACCATGCCCGCGACCGAAGTCGCCCACATGGTCACCCGGTAGCACTTGGTGCCGGTCGGGCACGGTGTGCCATCCCAGCGGTACGGAACCGAGATCTTGCCGGCAAACCAGGCCGACGCGTTGCCGCTGGTGATGACCGCGTCACCGCTGGCGCCTTCACCCGAAGCCTCGTAGTAAACCTGGCAGTTGCCAGTCACGAAGATGTGGGCGCAGGTCGTCAGCTGGATCGACGGCGGTGGAATCACCGGCGGAGGCGGCGTGACCGGGGGCGGCGGCGGAGGCGGAACCTCCTTCTTGCAGATATCCCCGTTCACCGTCACGTAGTTGCCGTTGCCGACCACCACGATGCTGCACTCCGCAACGATCACGAAGCACTGCTGGATCTGCGAGTTCCACACGTGGTTCTGCTCGGCCTTGCACTGCTGCTCAGCCGAAACCACCTGGCCGGGGGTTGCGGTTGGCGGGACCTCAGCCGTCGGCGGGATCTTGCGAACCAGCCGCCTCTTGACCGACTTGACCTTCTTGACGAAGGCCCGGACATACGTCTTGCACTTCTGCCACTTCTTGCCGGCCACCACGTTACGGCAGTAGGCCTTCATGAAGGGGCGATACGAGACGCACTCCTTGTACTTCTGGTGGTAGGTGGTGCTCGTCTCGATCGTCTCGTCGACGTACACCTCCGTCTCACCGGTCGCGTCGTTGTGCACGAACTGCTCCGGCGAGATCGAGATGACCTTGCTGGTGGGCTTCCCCACCGGCTTCGGCTTCCCGACCCGCTTCTTGCTCGTCGACCGAACGGCCAGCACACCCATGTGGGAATGCCGGTAGTTGCCGTCGAATGTCGAGTAGACGCCCCCGCTGCACGAGGTGTTGAACGACAGCGTGTAGCCGCCCGGGGTGGTCGTGAAGACCACCTTCGGCGACTGCAGGAACGCCATGACCGACTGGTCCTGGTGCATGTAGCCCTGCTCGATGAGCTTGCGCTTCATCGAAGGCAGGAACTTCTTGCCCGCCGGCGTCTTGTAATACGCGACGGCGCCGGCCTTCGAGGTGAAGCCCGGACCGCAGTACGCCTGGGCCGGCGCGGCGGCGCCGAACGACATCAGGATCGCCGCCACCACGGCGGCGATCGACAGCATGACCTTGCGGAACATGGTGACCTCCAGGGTCGTGGGACGGATGAACTTGATGAATCGGCTGACGAACTTGTCAGCCGTCTGGCGGGTGAGGTGCACGTTGGGCATGACCCCTCCTTTCGGATGGCTGACAAGACTACCGCGTAGCCCAACTACGCGGTTACGGTGATGTGTACCGAAACCTGGGAATATATCGTGGGCGGCACAAATATATTCCCAGAGTACGGCACACAGCCTAATCGCGTAGAGGACTGTGCAAATGTCTAGTTCTATAGGTATCAAGGGTCTTGATGACCCATGACTATCTAGCTTGTCAATGTCCCCTCATCTGAACCAGTTCGGTTGATTTCTCCACCTCACCTCTGTTCTTCAGAGTGAATATAACAATATATCATGCTTATGCATTTTTGTCAATACTTAAGCTGTATAAAATGCTTATGATTTTAGTGCATTCTCATAAGATATAATTCCTGTGCTTGGGGCCAGATCGTACAATCTGATCTGACCCCAGTTCTCTATCTATTCCGAACCTGTTAACGTTCGGCGGTCCAGGTTGAGACCATGGCAGAGGCGCGGAGTTCATTGGCCGTGAAGCCTCTGTTCTCGTTGTTCCGCCCGAACTGCCCTGTATTCCAAGGGTCTGCCAGGTAGAACTTGCCCTGCTTAAAGCCGCGGATCACCAAAAAGTGTCCGCCTCCTGTAAACGGTCCAGGAGCAAAGAGAATGATCGCGAGACCACCTCTTTGAACGGTATTGGCTACCAAACCGAGATCTCCTCCTGTGCGGCGGGCCTCAAGCCCCATACTCAGGAGGGCGGTCAAGATGATGTCTCCGCCACCATGGAAGTAGCTCAACACTCCACCCTGGATAATCTGACTGCAGTACTTGCGAGCCAGACTAACAGGAGAGACCCTGCTTCCAGGATGAAGCGTCCGGCCCACCATAGTGAGAGCCGTCACGCCGCAACCCGAACCCTTGATCGTTCTGCCGCCACCGAGGCGACAAAACGGCTTGCCTCCCCACTTCTTCGAGGTTTGGTTGAGGCTGACCATCGGATAATGTCCACCGATGGTGTAGCCAAATCCCCTCTTAAAGGGGCGGATGTGCGCGCCTGATTGACGCTGAGGGTTCGACGGATGGCGACGAGCCGGCTTGGTGGCCGACTTCGGTGCCTTATCGGTACCCTCTTCTCCCTTCACAATCCCCAGATCTTCAATGGTTGTCTCATCTGGAGGAAGCGGCGGGAGCTCGGTCGCAACCGGCGGGGGTGCCTCCGTCGAAGGGGGCAAGGTTTCTTCGGGTGGGGGCGAAGAATTTGGATCCTCAACCACCACCGTTTCACCGTTACCGGTGATGACGGTTTGAGCCATACCCGAAGCGGGTGCCCAGGTCGCGATCGCCAGCGTAGCGCTGGCAACCAAAGCCAGGATAATGCTGATGAAGCGTGACATGTACACCTCTAGAGGTTGAATTTTCAGAGAACGTGTCCCTTTACGGGATATTACACTATATAATACTTTTGTTTTTTTGTCAATCTAAGAATCGACTATGTTTAATCTGGTTTTCATCTGTTGAGCGTGGATTCGTGGGAGGTAAAGTGGGGCCCTGGAGCGGCAGAGTTGCCGCCCCAGGGTTGAGTCGCATCAAAAGCAGGGCCGATGGGCCCAGTACTGGACCGAGTATGAGGGGTAGCCAGCCACCCTGACTACCTCGACCCAGCGAGTGAGCAGAGGCGCCGAGATGGTGACTTCCTCAAAGTCAAGGCACATCCGGTAAAGCTTTCCGCTGCTGCTCCATCCGGTGTTGTTGTACGGGCTTGCCGGGGCCTTGGTTGCTGCGGCTGCCCAAAAACAGCACAAGCCGGCCGACAGCAGCATGATGAGCAGGAATGCTCGCCAGCCCCGGCGGTACAACGACATCAGGTGTGACATAATCTGGCACCCTCCTCAGGGCTTCAAGATCTACAGATCGTGAACTTCTGCGGTAGGGCATCCGTGCCCCTCCTATGTGGTTGCTTTCCTATCTGATACGACTCTGGGTGACTTGATCACCCACGAATCAACACATCGCTGTCAACGTACGATGGACAAATATACCATAAAGCTTACGTTTTGTCAATGATTTTACAGCACTGTATAGCTGATTTAATTACCAGTTAATTAAAAATTCGACAGATAGAACGATCTGGATTATGGTCGATATATGAACTATATTGATCAGCCTGGCTACGAGGAGTTTAAGGAAGCAATAAAGCGCTTCCACCCCGACACTCAAGAGCGTTTATTGCGCATACATGCTAAAAATGAGCAAAGGTGGAGAGCTCACGATGAAGATTTTTACGCAGTTATTGAGGATACAACTCAGATGAAGAAGTTATTACGACGGATTAAAAAGCGTCTTGATGCATTTGAAAATAAGTCTAAAGCGGTCGGGACAAGAAAAGCCTAACGTCGTTTTTTGCGTTTTTTGTTTGCCTTTTTAGAGCCCCCAGATGAGCTCTTTTGTCGTCTAGCAGCACGGTTGCCACCAGATGGAGCAACCTCTTCCCCATCTGATCCGGCCTGGCTCATATCGCTGAGCTCGTGGGCCTGGGCAGCGGCCCGGGTCATAGCGGTCTGGACCTGTTCACCGGCTGGTTCAATGGTCAGGCTGGCGCGTAAGATTGAATTGGCAATCTCCGCCTCCATAATCTGGATCAGCCGATTAAATAGGTTGTGACTTTCGCGCTTGTACTCAATTAACGGATCGCGCTGACCAATGGCACGCAGGCCAATACCTTCACGCAGTCGCTCCATGGCCTCCAGGTGCTCAATCCATAACCGGTCGAGTATCTGCAGGTAAACCAGCCGCTCCAGCAAGCGCATCGCCTCCGACCCCATCTGTTGTTCCCTGGAATCATACAGCTTAGCGGTGTAACCAATTAGGATTTGAGCCACATCTCGCGGGTCAGCATCCTTAACCTGATCTATTACCGACTGGTCCAACATCATGCCGGCCTGGACCTGTTCAACCACCTTATCGGTATCAAGTATGCCGGTACGCTGATCGGTGTGAGCTTCAACCAACACCGTCATCTCGTGAGCCAGCATCTTCTCAATCTCTTCCCTCAGGTTGGCGTGCTTGAGCGCCGCCTTGCGTCGGCTGTAAATCACCTCACGGTGTCGGTTCATTACATCGTCAAACTCAACCACCTGCTTGCGAATGTCGAAGTTGTGCCCCTCCACCTTCTTTTGGGCGTTTTCAAGACTACGACTAACCACGCCGCTCTCAATCGGCGTTTCGTCGTCAACACCTAGACTTTGCATCAAACCGGCCACTCGCTCGCCACCAAAGATGCGCATCAGATCATCTTCGAGCGAGACATAAAAACGGGTTGAGCCTGGGTCACCCTGGCGCCCAGCGCGACCACGCAGCTGGTTGTCGATCCGACGAGACTCGTTGCGCTCGGTACCAATTACGTACAAACCGCCAACCTCCTGCACTCCTTCGCCCAACACAATATCGGTACCACGACCGGCGATGTTGGTGGCAAGCGTCACCGCCCCCGGCTGGCCGGCATCGGCCACAATTGAGGCCTCGCGTTCGTTGTTTTTGGCGTTGAGCACTCGGTGCGGAATCTTAGCCTTACTTAGCAACTGGCTCAGCATTTCGTTCTTAGCGATTGAGGCAGTACCAACCAACACCGGCTGACCGGCCTGGTGTCGCTCGGCAATATCACCCACCACGGCGTTAAACTTACCCATCTGAGTACGATAAATTCGATCTGGATGGTCAATTCGGATATTGGGTTTGTTGGTTGGAACCACCACCACATCTAGCTCATAGACCTTAAAGAACTCCTCTTTTTCGGTCGCGGCGGTACCGGTCATACCGGCCAGCTTCTGGTAAAGGCGGAAGTAGTTCTGGAAGGTGATGGTGGCTAGCGTCATCGATTCCTGACGAATCTCAACCCCCTCTTTGGCCTCAATCGCCTGGTGTAGACCCTCGCTGTAGCGACGACCGTGCATTAAGCGACCGGTGAACTCGTCCACAATAATGATCTCGTTTTCGCGCACCACGTAATCTCGATCCTTGAGGTAGAGCGACTGAGCCTTGAGCGACTGCTCAACGTGGTGAACGTCCTCAATCCGACCGGCTTCGTAAACATTATCAACACCTAAAGCCTTTTCCAGCTTACAAATACCATCGTCGGTAACACTGACCGCCTTTTGCTTTTCGTCCAAGGTGTAATCTGTCCCCTCCTGTAAACCCTGGGCCAAGCGGGCAAACTGACGATACTTGTCGGTGCTTTCGCCGGCCGGGGCGCTAATGATGAGTGGAGTCCGTGACTCGTCAATCAAGATAGAGTCGACCTCGTCAACAATGGCGTAGGCCAGATCACGCTGCACCATCGCTGGCTCTTCATTAACCATATTGTCGCGCAAGTAATCAAAACCAAACTCGTTGTTGGTACCGTAGGTAATATCGGCGGTATAGGCTTCGCGGCGGCTAACCGGGCGCAGATGTTTGAGTCGGACGTCGTCAACACCTTCGGCCCCATAGTCCGGATCGTACAGATAAGCTGATACACCAAAGGTCGCCTGTGGCACAATCACCCCGGTGGTCAAGCCAAGCGCATGGTAAATCTGAGCCATCCAGCCGGCGTCACGTCGTGCCAGATAGTCGTTAACGGTCACCACGTGAACGCCCTTACCGGCCAAAGCGTTAAGGTAGGTTGGCGCGGTAGCAACCAGGGTCTTACCCTCACCGGTCCGCATTTCGGCGATTTTACCCTGGTGGAGCACGATTCCGCCGATTAGCTGGACATCATAATGGCGCTGGCCAATGGTGCGCCTGGCGGCTTCGCGAACCGTGGCAAAGGCTTCGGGCAGGAGATCATCGATGCCGACACCTTCTTTGGCAAGCTGATCTTTG
This window of the Patescibacteria group bacterium genome carries:
- a CDS encoding CHAP domain-containing protein, which gives rise to MVSPKNKNFSFKTITALVLALGLVLAPVAAHAATLEEQIAAANADAARNQQQAATLRTQGDTLANKLAEIAAQSQAIRSQIAANKAKAQKLTQDINDAKDKLALKKQVLDENVRVIYQESKVSPLEMLASSRSFSEYVDRQQYLDTLKDHVQEAAKEVQRQKEELEKQQADLDLAIRNQTNLSQALAIQQNEQSNLLASTRGDEAKYAEQAKASSAKAEELKKQQAAILASRFGGIPSGGTPCGGGYPSTWCNAPKDTLIDRWGMYNRECVSYTAFRVANSGRRMPYWGGRGNAKQWPGNAQAEGIPVDGSPRPGDVAITTAGPYGHAMYVESVSGRMITVSQYNFNNAGEYSVMTIPSDNLYFIHF
- a CDS encoding ABC transporter permease, with the translated sequence MINPLTAARITKTGLHNFARNAWLSTAATAVMTITLTLVAVSYVATVALNSTIKEVVGKIDVSVYLKDSATPDQIKALKVKLEQTDNVQGVVLVTKAEALKQYREQNKDNPKLLEAVTETDNPLPASLQIKAKDPNKLDPITAVVNQSEFKPLLADREPISYSGDRKATIDRIIQTSNFFKATGLAASVVFVIISTLIIFNTIRMAIFTRREEIEIMKLVGATNWYIRGPFIFEAALYGIIAAFIAIAFTYTVILKGAPRLGNYVDTGIVVKLLQDNVVLVVFALLALGILIGTASSMVALKRYLKL
- the ftsE gene encoding cell division ATP-binding protein FtsE; this translates as MILFDRVTKMYPNKQIALSGLNLHIQPKEFVTIVGASGAGKSTLIKLLTREEVQSSGKIIVGGLDYDTIVYKNVPHLRRRIGVVFQDFKLLPSRNVHENVAFALEVAGAPNREIKRSVPRVLQLVGLSGKEKNFPRELSGGERQRVAIARALVRQPKILVADEPTGNLDPKNAWEIIELLLKINRFGTTVLLTTHNKEIVNSLKRRVITIQRGRIIKDEEQGKYAL
- a CDS encoding peptide chain release factor 2, which translates into the protein MQSIVKQFVELQLLVEEAMRRLGLEAEQGRLEELDAQMQAPGFWDDSQAAAAISQQAAGLRSHLEEWVGLHKDVMVAKELAELGDESMAGDLQANLERLQQAFAAKEFELKLSGTYDRNNAIISIFAGAGGTDAQDWAEMLLRMYLRYFEKAGWKAEVVERSDGEEAGIKSVTVEVNGQYAYGKLKGESGVHRLVRQSPFNADAKRQTSFARVEVLPQLDRPEEFELDEQDLRVDVYRSGGHGGQSVNTTDSAVRITHIPTGTVVAIQNERSQLQNKEKALAILKARLTALMLQQQKTELGELRGENQEAAWGNQIRNYVLHPYTKVKDERTKHETSQAGAVLDGDLDPFIEAYLSSRVGQ
- a CDS encoding preprotein translocase subunit SecA translates to MKLLQRIFGDTSSREVNRAQRLVEQVNALEAKTKKLSDAKLKDQTQKLKDQLAKEGVGIDDLLPEAFATVREAARRTIGQRHYDVQLIGGIVLHQGKIAEMRTGEGKTLVATAPTYLNALAGKGVHVVTVNDYLARRDAGWMAQIYHALGLTTGVIVPQATFGVSAYLYDPDYGAEGVDDVRLKHLRPVSRREAYTADITYGTNNEFGFDYLRDNMVNEEPAMVQRDLAYAIVDEVDSILIDESRTPLIISAPAGESTDKYRQFARLAQGLQEGTDYTLDEKQKAVSVTDDGICKLEKALGVDNVYEAGRIEDVHHVEQSLKAQSLYLKDRDYVVRENEIIIVDEFTGRLMHGRRYSEGLHQAIEAKEGVEIRQESMTLATITFQNYFRLYQKLAGMTGTAATEKEEFFKVYELDVVVVPTNKPNIRIDHPDRIYRTQMGKFNAVVGDIAERHQAGQPVLVGTASIAKNEMLSQLLSKAKIPHRVLNAKNNEREASIVADAGQPGAVTLATNIAGRGTDIVLGEGVQEVGGLYVIGTERNESRRIDNQLRGRAGRQGDPGSTRFYVSLEDDLMRIFGGERVAGLMQSLGVDDETPIESGVVSRSLENAQKKVEGHNFDIRKQVVEFDDVMNRHREVIYSRRKAALKHANLREEIEKMLAHEMTVLVEAHTDQRTGILDTDKVVEQVQAGMMLDQSVIDQVKDADPRDVAQILIGYTAKLYDSREQQMGSEAMRLLERLVYLQILDRLWIEHLEAMERLREGIGLRAIGQRDPLIEYKRESHNLFNRLIQIMEAEIANSILRASLTIEPAGEQVQTAMTRAAAQAHELSDMSQAGSDGEEVAPSGGNRAARRQKSSSGGSKKANKKRKKRR